The genomic window ATATTCACCTACTTGTCCCCTGACTTCTAACTGGGAAAATTCTTCTTTTAAATTAGTAACTAATCCGGATATTGCATTCTTACTAATATCAATCGGATTATACGTAATCGGATATTGATTATCTAATAAATAACGTAGTAATACCTTTGTTTTTTTACCGTCTCCTGCTCCCAATTCAACCAGGTTAAATCCGGTTTTATTCCTATCAAAATAAGTGCAAATTTGGGCTACTTGATTTTTTAAGATATCATATTCAGTTTCAGTAAGATAATATTCTGGCATTGCCATAATATCCTGAAAAAGTTTATCTCCTACTTCATCATAAAAATACTTGGATGAAAGATATTTTGGGAAAGCGTTCAGGCCTTCTGACACTTCTTTTTCAAAAGTGCTCACTTCTGTAAGCTGATTTTCATTGTTCATTATATGGTAAGCGTTTTAGCTAATCGGATTCCGTTAAATTGCCATCGCAATTGCGGATGAAAGAAATTTCGGTATGTAGGGCGGGTATGTGCCGTAGGGGTTGCAATAGAACCCCCGCGCAAGACTTTTTGATTTACCATAAATTTACCATTGTATTCTCCCAGTGCTCCAGGCTCCTTTGTATAACCGGGATAAGGTAAATAAGCACTTTCCGTCCATTCCCAACGGTCTCCCCATTCAAATTGAGATTGTGCGATTTCCCATTCAAACTCAGTAGGTAATCGCAACCCCTTCCATTCGGCAAAGGCAAATGCTTCATAGTAAGAAATATGGGTAACCGGAGCTTTTAAATCTAAAGGTTGTAAGCCTCGTAAAGTATATTGATGAAAGACATGATCTACTTGATGCCAATACATAGGTTGCGTGATTTTATGGGTCTGTACCCAATCCCAACCTTCGGCATGCCAAAGTAGGCTATTCTGGTAACCCCCGTCTTCTATAAACTCTAAGTATTCTCTATTAGTTACTAGCGTGTCTGCTATTGCGTACTTCTGTAGATATACTTTATGAACCCCTAATTCATTGTCATAACAAAAGTCAAAACCTTTATGTCCGATTTCATATACCCCTTCATCGATGGTAATTAGCTTATATTCTTTGTTAATTATAGGATTTTCAGTTATGGTATCGTTGTATTTGGGTAACAACGGATTATGGCCCAAAATGTATTTTATATCCGTTAAAAGTAATTCCTGGTGTTGTTTTTCATGGTGAATACCTATCTCAACCAGTTTACAGAGTTCTTCCTCATGTTGCTCTTCTAGCAGTCGTATTAGTTTAGTAGTCACATGGTCGCGATACTCGTATACTTCACTAACCGTAGGCCTGGATAAATTACCACGATCGGTCCTTACTACCCGCTTTCCTATACTTTCGTAATAACTATTGAATACGAAAGCAAAGTCATTACTGAATCGCTTATAGCCATCTATAAATTTTACCAAGATAAATTCTTCAAAAAACCAGGTCGTATGCCCAAGATGCCACTTGGGTGGAGAGACATCTACAATGGGTTGTACTACGTAATCTTCGGTTTGAAGGGAAGCACAAAGTTCTTCGGAGTGCGAACGGGTCTGAATAAAAGAATCTAATAAGTTATCAATAATGACCATAAAGAATAAGTAGGAAAATATTCCGATTCCTTTCAAATTTAACAATTTAAAGACTTATTTTTTGACCATATCTGTTAACCTCTTGTTAAGATAGCTAGAAAATATTAGGTAGAAAATCAAAATAAATCACTATTTTACAATTAATAAGTATTTGCTTTACAGTAATTTATACAAATTAGCACACTATGTTGTATTAGTGATAAATGCAACTTCTTATAATTCTTTGTATCTTCTTGAAAATAATTTTTTAATGAAAGTATTTATTGTTTTATTCCAAATGCTCTTAATCATTGGAGCCTGTTCTGAAAAAACGGAAGAGGAAGCACAAAATTTTGATTTAAAAGCAGAACAACAGGAATGGAGTTTATTCAAAATGACCGGGAACACCCCTAATTCCGAAACTACGGGAAACCAAATGTCATGGCAGGAAATCTATGAAATAAATAATAACGGAAGTTTTACTAAGATCCGAAATCGAGATGGGAACATTACCGAAGCTTCCGGTACCTATGAAATCAAAGAAGAAAACGAAGGAAGAGCCCTTTTACTTATGTATGACCAAAAAAATCCTATTATAGGTAATTGTACGGGAGATACTACGGAATATTTATCTATATATAAAGATATTTTACAAAGTTCATGGTTCGCTTGTGATGGTCCGGGATTGTTTTATAAGCGAACGAAATAAAATGGGTCTTCGACAGGCTCAGACCACGGTGTTTTCGACAGGCTCAGACCACGGTGTTTTCGACAGACTCAGACCACGGTGTTTTCGACAGGCTCGGACTACGTTTCTTAGACAAACTTAGATTACAATTT from Aquimarina sp. ERC-38 includes these protein-coding regions:
- the egtB gene encoding ergothioneine biosynthesis protein EgtB is translated as MVIIDNLLDSFIQTRSHSEELCASLQTEDYVVQPIVDVSPPKWHLGHTTWFFEEFILVKFIDGYKRFSNDFAFVFNSYYESIGKRVVRTDRGNLSRPTVSEVYEYRDHVTTKLIRLLEEQHEEELCKLVEIGIHHEKQHQELLLTDIKYILGHNPLLPKYNDTITENPIINKEYKLITIDEGVYEIGHKGFDFCYDNELGVHKVYLQKYAIADTLVTNREYLEFIEDGGYQNSLLWHAEGWDWVQTHKITQPMYWHQVDHVFHQYTLRGLQPLDLKAPVTHISYYEAFAFAEWKGLRLPTEFEWEIAQSQFEWGDRWEWTESAYLPYPGYTKEPGALGEYNGKFMVNQKVLRGGSIATPTAHTRPTYRNFFHPQLRWQFNGIRLAKTLTI